The following coding sequences lie in one Cytophagales bacterium genomic window:
- a CDS encoding YtxH domain-containing protein, with the protein MSKNTNTLLSFLVGAATGAILGILYAPDKGKNTRDKLSYRLDKYRENLKELVNDLVDGKEKPFSKAKTKGEKVINDTRDRAERLLGDVEEFIGKINTKK; encoded by the coding sequence ATGAGCAAAAACACCAACACATTATTATCATTCTTAGTAGGTGCAGCCACAGGGGCTATATTAGGTATTTTATATGCTCCTGACAAAGGTAAAAACACCCGCGATAAGCTAAGTTACAGGCTAGACAAATACAGGGAAAATTTAAAAGAATTGGTCAACGATTTGGTTGACGGTAAGGAAAAGCCTTTTTCAAAAGCAAAAACTAAAGGAGAAAAAGTGATTAATGATACCAGAGATAGAGCAGAACGTCTGCTGGGTGATGTTGAAGAATTTATTGGTAAAATCAACACTAAGAAATAA